The genomic DNA AGAGCTTTTCATGATGGCAAGATTATTCGACCATTTCTTGGAATAAGCAGGCAGGACATCGAAGAATATTGCAAGCGGCATGGTTTGGAGCCAAGATTGGATCCGAGCAATGAAAAAAATATTTATGTCAGAAATCGGTTCCGTCATCATTTGCTCCCATTTTTAAAATCAGAAAACCCGCAAGTACATGAGCATTTTCAGCGTTTTAGCGAGGATTTAGAATGCGATGAAAAGTATCTGCAGGAATTAACTGTCGAAAAAATGAATACAGTAATCATGAATAAAGAACAAGACCGGGTGACGATCGATATTGATGCATTCCGGTCAATGCCGATGCCTTTACAAAGGAGAGGGATTCAACTAATATTATACTATCTTTATAAGGAAATACCTGTTTCTCTTTCCGCGGTACATATTGATCACGTATTTTCTTTATTAAGCAGTTCTCATCCTTCCGGAACGCTTGATTTCCCAAATAATTTAACCGTTATACGTTCTTATAATCAATGCCATTTTCAATTTGGGATAAGCCAAAGGAAGTCTTTTCGATTTGAGATTGCTGATCCCGGTACAGTTTTGCTGCCTAATGGCTGGAAAATAACAATGGAATATATTGACAAAGGTTTTGTTGATACAGATAAGAATTGTTTCGTTTTTAATGCAAAAGAGGTTCCGCTTCCATTGATTATAAGATCGAGGAAAAATGGCGATAGAATGACGATAAAGGGTATGAAGGGATCAAAAAAGATAAAAGATATTTTTATTGACTGTAAAATTCCATTGCTGGAAAGAGATGAGTGGCCGGTAGTGACAGATCAGAACGGTACTATCCTCTGGCTTCCGGGTCTGAAAAAATCCAATCTTATTTTTAATGAAAATGAAAACAGCAGTTACATAAAACTAACATACACAAAGCAATGATACTTCTAGGGGGCGCACATTCCATGAAAAATGACATTGAAAAAGTTTTAATTACAGAAGAAGAAATTCAAGAAAAAATTAAGGAATTAGCGGCTGAACTAACTGCGGAATATGACGGCCGTTTTCCGTTAGCAATTGGGGTGCTGAAAGGAGCAATGCCTTTTATGGCAGATCTTCTGAAGCGAATTGATACATATCTTGAAATGGATTTCATGGACGTATCCAGTTACGGGAACTCCACTGTATCCTCAGGGGAAGTCAAAATTTTGAAGGATTTAGATACTTCTGTTGAAGGACGGGATATTTTAATCATTGAGGATATTATCGACAGCGGCTTAACGCTTAGCTATCTTGTTGAGCTTTTCCGCTACCGGAAAGCAAAATCAATTAAGATCGTTACGCTTCTTGACAAGCCTACAGGAAGAAAAGCCGATATTCAAGCTGACTATGTCGGGTTTATTGTTCCAGATGAATTTGTTGTAGGGTACGGATTAGATTACGCCGAAAAATATAGAAACCTTCCATATATTGGAGTGTTAAAACCGGAAGTATATAGAAATAATGGTTAAGTAAAGAATATGAAAAAAACTGATTTCTTCGATGCAATATAGACTTTCCAACAAGTCTTATTCCTTGTGTTGGCATGATTTTCTATGATACTATTTAATATAGTTTGTTTACCGTGGGAGGAGGTAAGGGATGAATCGGATCTTCCGTAATACCATCTTTTATTTATTGATATTTTTAGTCATTATTGGCGTTGTTAGCTTCTTTAACGGCAACAACCAGCCGAGAGAACATATATCCTATGATCAATTCCTCAAGCATTTGGAAAACGGAGACATTAAATCGATTTCCATGCAGCCTGAACGAGGTGTATACGAAGTACGCGGCAAATTAAAGGGTTATGATGCAGATAAATATTTTTTAACTTATGTGTGGAATAGCGATAAATTACTCGACCGCATCGACAAGGCAGCTCAAGAAGCAAAAGTTGAGATATTGCCTGCTAAGGAAACAAGCGGCTGGGTAACATTTTTTACTTCCATCATTCCGTTTATTATCATCTTTATTCTTTTCTTCTTCTTATTAAACCAGGGTCAGGGCGGCGGCAGCCGTGTCATGAACTTTGGAAAAAGCAAAGCGAAGCTTTATAACGAAGATAAGAAAAAGGTGCGTTTTAGAGATGTTGCGGGTGCAGATGAAGAAAAGCAAGAACTTGTTGAAGTTGTTGAATTCCTAAAAGATCCTCGCAAATTTTCAGAACTTGGTGCACGCATCCCGAAAGGCGTTCTTTTAGTGGGCCCTCCAGGTACAGGTAAGACATTGCTTGCACGTGCAGTTGCCGGAGAAGCCGGTGTTCCGTTCTTCTCAATCAGCGGTTCTGACTTCGTTGAAATGTTCGTCGGTGTTGGTGCTTCTCGTGTCCGTGATTTATTTGAAACTGCGAAGAAGAATGCGCCATGTATTATCTTTATTGACGAAATTGATGCAGTCGGCCGTCAGCGCGGAGCTGGACTTGGTGGAGGCCATGATGAGCGCGAACAGACTTTGAACCAATTGCTTGTTGAAATGGACGGATTTGGAGCGAATGAGGGTATAATTATAATCGCGGCGACTAACCGCCCGGATATTTTAGACCCTGCTTTACTGCGTCCAGGGCGTTTTGACCGCCAGATTACAGTAGACCGTCCGGATGTAAAAGGACGTGAAGCGGTTCTTAGAGTACATGCTCGAAATAAGCCTCTTGATGAGTCTGTCAATTTAAAGAGCATCGCGATGCGGACTCCAGGGTTTTCTGGTGCGGACCTTGAAAACTTGCTCAACGAAGCTGCCCTAGTAGCAGCTCGCCAGAATAAGAAAAAAATTGATATGTCTGACATTGATGAAGCGACTGATCGAGTTATTGCCGGCCCTGCGAAAAAGAGCCGTGTTATCTCTGAAAAAGAAAGAAAAATTGTTGCTTTCCACGAAGCTGGCCATACTGTCATCGGTTTAATGCTGGATGAAGCTGAAATGGTTCATAAAGTAACGATTGTCCCGCGTGGCCAAGCAGGCGGATATGCGGTAATGCTTCCAAAAGAAGATCGCTATTTTATGACAAAACCCGAATTGCTTGATAAAATTACTGGTCTTTTAGGCGGCCGTGTAGCAGAAGAAATTGTGTTTGGTGAAGTCAGCACTGGTGCACATAATGACTTCCAGCGTGCGACGGGCATTGCGCGTAGAATGGTTACTGAGTTCGGGATGAGTGATAAGCTCGGTCCTCTGCAGTTTGGACAATCTCAAGGCCAGGTGTTCCTTGGAAGAGATATCCATAGTGAGCAAAACTATTCGGATGCAATTGCTTATGAGATTGATTTAGAAATTCAACGTATTATTAAAGAATGTTATGAAAGAGCAAGAAAAATTTTAACAGAAAACCGTGAAAAGCTTGACCTTATAGCTAATACGTTGTTAGAAGTGGAAACGCTAGATGCAGAGCAAATCAAACACCTTGTTGATCATGGCAAACTCCCAGATCGTGCTAATAATGATGCAGACGATGTAAAGGTAAATATTAATATTAAAAAAGACGAAGAATCACCGGCAAATGGTGAAGGCGGATTGAAGGATGCACATAAAACCGGATTTCATTCTGATGATAAGCGGAAAATTGATGACGATCGCCGGAATTCTTAAGAAATTTATAATCCTTTGCGTAGATGGAGAAAACAAAAATAAGGATGCCTTGTAAATGGGCATCCTTTTTTGCCGTATTAAATAAACCCTTTTAGGCTTTCGATTACACGTATAACTATTTATTGTGTTATGATATGTTGGCAGTGTGACACAATTATTAATTCAATAAAGTGGTGAGTTGGTTGATTTTTGTATTTGATGTAGGAAACACAAATATTGTGTTAGGGGTATACGATGGCGATGAATTAAAACACCATTGGCGGATAGAGACAGACCGATATAAAACAGAAGATGAATACGGAATGATCATAAAATCGTTATTTGAGCATGTAAATCTTTCGTTTTCACAAATTAACGGCATTATTATTTCTTCTGTTGTGCCGCCGATCATGTTCGCTCTTGAAACAATGTGTCAAAAATATTTTCATATAAAACCACTTGTAGTAGGACCGGGAATTAAAACGGGCTTAAACATTAAATATGAAAACCCACGTGAAGTTGGAGCGGACCGAATTGTCAATGCGGTAGCCGCCATTCATGAATATGGAAGCCCGTTAATAATCGCCGATTTTGGAACAGCCACAACATATTGTTATATTAATGAGAAAAAGCAATATATGGGCGGTGCGATCGCCCCTGGGATTAACATTTCGACAGAAGCCCTTTACTCAAGAGCGGCAAAACTTCCTAGAATTGAAATTGCCCGCCCTGATAACATTATCGGGAAAAATACAGTTGCAGCTATGCAAG from Bacillus methanolicus MGA3 includes the following:
- the tilS gene encoding tRNA lysidine(34) synthetase TilS — its product is MLEQKVDAFLKRHNMNLANKGILVGVSGGPDSLALLHYLWRLKDERNLQIVAGHVDHMFRGDESYEDALFVKDFCEKRGILFEMSRINVPEYIKKSGKSPQAAARDCRYNFFKKIMKKHGLRYLALGHHGDDQIETILMRLTRGSSGTARAGISFQRAFHDGKIIRPFLGISRQDIEEYCKRHGLEPRLDPSNEKNIYVRNRFRHHLLPFLKSENPQVHEHFQRFSEDLECDEKYLQELTVEKMNTVIMNKEQDRVTIDIDAFRSMPMPLQRRGIQLILYYLYKEIPVSLSAVHIDHVFSLLSSSHPSGTLDFPNNLTVIRSYNQCHFQFGISQRKSFRFEIADPGTVLLPNGWKITMEYIDKGFVDTDKNCFVFNAKEVPLPLIIRSRKNGDRMTIKGMKGSKKIKDIFIDCKIPLLERDEWPVVTDQNGTILWLPGLKKSNLIFNENENSSYIKLTYTKQ
- the hpt gene encoding hypoxanthine phosphoribosyltransferase; the encoded protein is MKNDIEKVLITEEEIQEKIKELAAELTAEYDGRFPLAIGVLKGAMPFMADLLKRIDTYLEMDFMDVSSYGNSTVSSGEVKILKDLDTSVEGRDILIIEDIIDSGLTLSYLVELFRYRKAKSIKIVTLLDKPTGRKADIQADYVGFIVPDEFVVGYGLDYAEKYRNLPYIGVLKPEVYRNNG
- the ftsH gene encoding ATP-dependent zinc metalloprotease FtsH, producing MNRIFRNTIFYLLIFLVIIGVVSFFNGNNQPREHISYDQFLKHLENGDIKSISMQPERGVYEVRGKLKGYDADKYFLTYVWNSDKLLDRIDKAAQEAKVEILPAKETSGWVTFFTSIIPFIIIFILFFFLLNQGQGGGSRVMNFGKSKAKLYNEDKKKVRFRDVAGADEEKQELVEVVEFLKDPRKFSELGARIPKGVLLVGPPGTGKTLLARAVAGEAGVPFFSISGSDFVEMFVGVGASRVRDLFETAKKNAPCIIFIDEIDAVGRQRGAGLGGGHDEREQTLNQLLVEMDGFGANEGIIIIAATNRPDILDPALLRPGRFDRQITVDRPDVKGREAVLRVHARNKPLDESVNLKSIAMRTPGFSGADLENLLNEAALVAARQNKKKIDMSDIDEATDRVIAGPAKKSRVISEKERKIVAFHEAGHTVIGLMLDEAEMVHKVTIVPRGQAGGYAVMLPKEDRYFMTKPELLDKITGLLGGRVAEEIVFGEVSTGAHNDFQRATGIARRMVTEFGMSDKLGPLQFGQSQGQVFLGRDIHSEQNYSDAIAYEIDLEIQRIIKECYERARKILTENREKLDLIANTLLEVETLDAEQIKHLVDHGKLPDRANNDADDVKVNINIKKDEESPANGEGGLKDAHKTGFHSDDKRKIDDDRRNS
- a CDS encoding type III pantothenate kinase; protein product: MIFVFDVGNTNIVLGVYDGDELKHHWRIETDRYKTEDEYGMIIKSLFEHVNLSFSQINGIIISSVVPPIMFALETMCQKYFHIKPLVVGPGIKTGLNIKYENPREVGADRIVNAVAAIHEYGSPLIIADFGTATTYCYINEKKQYMGGAIAPGINISTEALYSRAAKLPRIEIARPDNIIGKNTVAAMQAGILYGYVGQVEGIVKRMKAQSKQDPTVIATGGLAPLIASESDIIDIVDPFLTLKGLRLIYKRNMETEK